One genomic region from Mastacembelus armatus chromosome 21, fMasArm1.2, whole genome shotgun sequence encodes:
- the znf148 gene encoding zinc finger protein 148 isoform X2 produces MNTEDKLEGMLLKCSSGGIDGGGRVRLGSAGGLVVMTIGERALANHPLLAEDDDDEDDDEDLTGSSLVTHDLVPPEQLMMQEEMTKNGEGGEEEGGGELSIKQELKLSEPAVPIKKDKKAVKDLMMCPKKKKRKQRSPAKILSINDDGSLGIQNPKCHVCVHCNAAFRTNYHLQRHVFIHTGEKPFQCSQCDMRFIQKYLLQRHEKIHTGEKPFRCDECGMRFIQKYHMERHKRTHSGEKPYQCDYCHQYFSRTDRVLKHRRMCHENREKKTNKVAGKGGPLREADSLGLPFLAKECSLPKKKRQKCADKSSGMSTAAQTEGPTVPVVETEEKEEQRHNKIEGLPLYAVSSKVKHEYVIDDYSVELPEETASQHHEGEVSSEETTPPKLVLKKVPKRSLKQSSEQTPPCLSTLSSFEENSKVPQYTFEIVDKQGLLDVESNTELESVETLQGGPTKPAASSTNYDDAMQFLKKKRYLHAALTNNSRDYGLNTSSISSQPPVTPTVVSAVIDETVPATILEPQPINTEIKATHDKNVLPDEVLQTLLDHYSNKANGQSDISFSVADTEVTSSISINSSDVSESSPVESLGASSAQAQPATEKVSLLQEYSKFLQQALERTSQNDSYLTSQSLSLVSENPTLAGQPLFSTEKQFPSPSRFKSGMSSPLRSTLEKPHFGLLVGDSQHSFSFSGDETTPPSAVSPAEEDFLEQVSPSKKTDSSQGILQTFQIGSFDQNFKSHFQTTRSGSSSQFTVANGQVSLRGHSTDFSEFPLVRVTETRSQLNSSPDVSSGETFG; encoded by the exons ATGAACACTGAGGACAAGTTGGAGGGTATGCTGCTGAAGTGCAGCAGTGGAGGAATCGATGGAGGAGGGAGAGTCAGGCTGGGTAGCGCAGGAGGGCTGGTGGTGATGACCATAGGGGAACGAGCGCTGGCAAACCACCCTCTTTTGGCTGAGGACGATGATGACGAAGATGACGATGAAGACCTGACTGGGAGCTCTCTGGTTACTCATGACCTGGTCCCTCCAGAGCAACTTATGATGCAGGAAGAAATGACAAAGaatggtgaaggaggagaagaagagggaggaggcgAG TTGAGCATCAAGCAGGAACTGAAGCTGTCTGAACCAGCAGTCCCGATAAAGAAGGACAAAAAAGCAGTTAAGGACCTGATGATGTGtcccaagaagaagaaaagaaagcaacGTTCACCAGCAAAG ATTCTCAGCATCAATGATGATGGATCACTGGGCATCCAAAACCCCAAGTGTCATGTCTGTGTTCATTGTAATGCTGCGTTTAGAACCAACTATCATCTGCAGAGGCATGTCTTCATTCACACTG GTGAGAAGCCTTTTCAGTGTAGCCAGTGTGACATGCGCTTCATTCAGAAATATCTTCTCCAGAGACATGAGAAGATCCACACTG GTGAAAAGCCTTTTCGCTGTGATGAGTGTGGGATGAGGTTCATCCAGAAGTATCACATGGAGAGACACAAGAGGACTCACAGTGGAGAGAAGCCTTACCAGTGTGACTACTGTCACCAG TACTTCTCCAGGACAGACCGGGTTCTAAAGCACAGACGAATGTGTCatgagaacagagagaaaaagaccaACAAGGTTGCTGGTAAAGGTGGACCTTTGCGTGAAGCAGATTCTTTAGGCCTCCCATTTCTTGCCAAAGAGTGCTCATTGCCCAAGAAAAAGCGCCAAAAATGTGCAGACAAGAGTTCAGGCATGTCCACTGCTGCCCAAACCGAAGGACCCACTGTTCCTGTAGTAGAaacagaggagaaggaggagcagagacaTAATAAAATTGAAGGTCTACCTCTCTATGCTGTGTCCTCCAAAGTCAAACATGAGTATGTAATAGATGACTACTCTGTGGAACTTCCTGAAGAGACGGCTAGCCAACACCACGAAGGAGAGGTGTCATCAGAGGAGACCACTCCTCCTAAGCTAGTCCTGAAGAAAGTCCCAAAGAGGAGCCTTAAACAGTCCAGTGAACAAACTCCTCCCTGTCTGTCCACTTTGTCTTCCTTTGAGGAAAACAGTAAGGTCCCACAGTACACCTTTGAAATTGTGGACAAGCAGGGTCTGTTAGACGTAGAAAGCAACACTGAACTTGAGTCAGTGGAAACTCTTCAAGGAGGACCAACAaagccagcagccagcagcacaaactacgACGATGCCATGCAGTTTCTCAAGAAGAAACGCTACCTTCATGCTGCATTGACCAACAACAGCCGGGATTATGGTCTGAACACGAGCAGCATCTCCTCTCAGCCACCTGTTACACCAACTGTGGTGTCAGCTGTCATTGACGAAACTGTCCCTGCCACCATTCTAGAGCCACAGCCAATCAACACAGAGATTAAGGCAACTCATGACAAGAACGTGCTGCCAGATGAGGTTCTTCAGACGCTGTTGGACCATTACTCCAACAAAGCCAATGGGCAATCAGACATTTCTTTTAGCGTGGCTGACACAGAGGTGACATCAAGCATATCCATTAATTCCTCTGATGTTTCAGAAAGTAGCCCTGTAGAGAGTCTTGGAGCCTCCAGTGCCCAGGCTCAGCCAGCTACTGAGAAGGTCAGCCTCTTGCAAGAGTACTCTAAGTTTCTCCAGCAAGCACTGGAGAGAACCAGCCAGAACGACAGCTACCTGACCAGCCAGAGCCTCAGCTTGGTCTCTGAAAACCCAACATTAGCTGGACAGCCCCTGTTCTCTACAGAGAAACAGTTTCCTTCCCCCAGCAGGTTCAAATCAGGGATGAGCTCCCCACTAAGGTCCACTTTAGAGAAACCTCACTTTGGATTATTGGTTGGGGACTCCCagcattcattttcattttcaggtgATGAGACCACCCCTCCTTCTGCAGTCTCCCCAGCTGAGGAGGATTTTCTGGAACAGGTCTCACCCTCTAAAAAGACAGACTCTTCACAGGGAATACTGCAGACTTTTCAGATAGGTTCCTTCGATCAGAACTTCAAATCTCATTTCCAGACAACAAGATCTGGATCCTCCTCACAATTTACTGTTGCCAACGGACAAGTAAGTCTCCGAGGACACAGCACAGACTTTTCCGAATTCCCCTTAGTCAGAGTAACCGAGACTAGGTCTCAACTGAACTCCTCCCCTGATGTTTCATCCGGTGAAACCTTTGGCTGA
- the znf148 gene encoding zinc finger protein 148 isoform X1, whose amino-acid sequence MNTEDKLEGMLLKCSSGGIDGGGRVRLGSAGGLVVMTIGERALANHPLLAEDDDDEDDDEDLTGSSLVTHDLVPPEQLMMQEEMTKNGEGGEEEGGGEVGVNFPLKLTNKLPCLLHMPLSIKQELKLSEPAVPIKKDKKAVKDLMMCPKKKKRKQRSPAKILSINDDGSLGIQNPKCHVCVHCNAAFRTNYHLQRHVFIHTGEKPFQCSQCDMRFIQKYLLQRHEKIHTGEKPFRCDECGMRFIQKYHMERHKRTHSGEKPYQCDYCHQYFSRTDRVLKHRRMCHENREKKTNKVAGKGGPLREADSLGLPFLAKECSLPKKKRQKCADKSSGMSTAAQTEGPTVPVVETEEKEEQRHNKIEGLPLYAVSSKVKHEYVIDDYSVELPEETASQHHEGEVSSEETTPPKLVLKKVPKRSLKQSSEQTPPCLSTLSSFEENSKVPQYTFEIVDKQGLLDVESNTELESVETLQGGPTKPAASSTNYDDAMQFLKKKRYLHAALTNNSRDYGLNTSSISSQPPVTPTVVSAVIDETVPATILEPQPINTEIKATHDKNVLPDEVLQTLLDHYSNKANGQSDISFSVADTEVTSSISINSSDVSESSPVESLGASSAQAQPATEKVSLLQEYSKFLQQALERTSQNDSYLTSQSLSLVSENPTLAGQPLFSTEKQFPSPSRFKSGMSSPLRSTLEKPHFGLLVGDSQHSFSFSGDETTPPSAVSPAEEDFLEQVSPSKKTDSSQGILQTFQIGSFDQNFKSHFQTTRSGSSSQFTVANGQVSLRGHSTDFSEFPLVRVTETRSQLNSSPDVSSGETFG is encoded by the exons ATGAACACTGAGGACAAGTTGGAGGGTATGCTGCTGAAGTGCAGCAGTGGAGGAATCGATGGAGGAGGGAGAGTCAGGCTGGGTAGCGCAGGAGGGCTGGTGGTGATGACCATAGGGGAACGAGCGCTGGCAAACCACCCTCTTTTGGCTGAGGACGATGATGACGAAGATGACGATGAAGACCTGACTGGGAGCTCTCTGGTTACTCATGACCTGGTCCCTCCAGAGCAACTTATGATGCAGGAAGAAATGACAAAGaatggtgaaggaggagaagaagagggaggaggcgAGGTGGGAGTGAATTTCCCCCTAAAACTCACCAATAAGTTGCCCTGCTTGCTTCATATGCCA TTGAGCATCAAGCAGGAACTGAAGCTGTCTGAACCAGCAGTCCCGATAAAGAAGGACAAAAAAGCAGTTAAGGACCTGATGATGTGtcccaagaagaagaaaagaaagcaacGTTCACCAGCAAAG ATTCTCAGCATCAATGATGATGGATCACTGGGCATCCAAAACCCCAAGTGTCATGTCTGTGTTCATTGTAATGCTGCGTTTAGAACCAACTATCATCTGCAGAGGCATGTCTTCATTCACACTG GTGAGAAGCCTTTTCAGTGTAGCCAGTGTGACATGCGCTTCATTCAGAAATATCTTCTCCAGAGACATGAGAAGATCCACACTG GTGAAAAGCCTTTTCGCTGTGATGAGTGTGGGATGAGGTTCATCCAGAAGTATCACATGGAGAGACACAAGAGGACTCACAGTGGAGAGAAGCCTTACCAGTGTGACTACTGTCACCAG TACTTCTCCAGGACAGACCGGGTTCTAAAGCACAGACGAATGTGTCatgagaacagagagaaaaagaccaACAAGGTTGCTGGTAAAGGTGGACCTTTGCGTGAAGCAGATTCTTTAGGCCTCCCATTTCTTGCCAAAGAGTGCTCATTGCCCAAGAAAAAGCGCCAAAAATGTGCAGACAAGAGTTCAGGCATGTCCACTGCTGCCCAAACCGAAGGACCCACTGTTCCTGTAGTAGAaacagaggagaaggaggagcagagacaTAATAAAATTGAAGGTCTACCTCTCTATGCTGTGTCCTCCAAAGTCAAACATGAGTATGTAATAGATGACTACTCTGTGGAACTTCCTGAAGAGACGGCTAGCCAACACCACGAAGGAGAGGTGTCATCAGAGGAGACCACTCCTCCTAAGCTAGTCCTGAAGAAAGTCCCAAAGAGGAGCCTTAAACAGTCCAGTGAACAAACTCCTCCCTGTCTGTCCACTTTGTCTTCCTTTGAGGAAAACAGTAAGGTCCCACAGTACACCTTTGAAATTGTGGACAAGCAGGGTCTGTTAGACGTAGAAAGCAACACTGAACTTGAGTCAGTGGAAACTCTTCAAGGAGGACCAACAaagccagcagccagcagcacaaactacgACGATGCCATGCAGTTTCTCAAGAAGAAACGCTACCTTCATGCTGCATTGACCAACAACAGCCGGGATTATGGTCTGAACACGAGCAGCATCTCCTCTCAGCCACCTGTTACACCAACTGTGGTGTCAGCTGTCATTGACGAAACTGTCCCTGCCACCATTCTAGAGCCACAGCCAATCAACACAGAGATTAAGGCAACTCATGACAAGAACGTGCTGCCAGATGAGGTTCTTCAGACGCTGTTGGACCATTACTCCAACAAAGCCAATGGGCAATCAGACATTTCTTTTAGCGTGGCTGACACAGAGGTGACATCAAGCATATCCATTAATTCCTCTGATGTTTCAGAAAGTAGCCCTGTAGAGAGTCTTGGAGCCTCCAGTGCCCAGGCTCAGCCAGCTACTGAGAAGGTCAGCCTCTTGCAAGAGTACTCTAAGTTTCTCCAGCAAGCACTGGAGAGAACCAGCCAGAACGACAGCTACCTGACCAGCCAGAGCCTCAGCTTGGTCTCTGAAAACCCAACATTAGCTGGACAGCCCCTGTTCTCTACAGAGAAACAGTTTCCTTCCCCCAGCAGGTTCAAATCAGGGATGAGCTCCCCACTAAGGTCCACTTTAGAGAAACCTCACTTTGGATTATTGGTTGGGGACTCCCagcattcattttcattttcaggtgATGAGACCACCCCTCCTTCTGCAGTCTCCCCAGCTGAGGAGGATTTTCTGGAACAGGTCTCACCCTCTAAAAAGACAGACTCTTCACAGGGAATACTGCAGACTTTTCAGATAGGTTCCTTCGATCAGAACTTCAAATCTCATTTCCAGACAACAAGATCTGGATCCTCCTCACAATTTACTGTTGCCAACGGACAAGTAAGTCTCCGAGGACACAGCACAGACTTTTCCGAATTCCCCTTAGTCAGAGTAACCGAGACTAGGTCTCAACTGAACTCCTCCCCTGATGTTTCATCCGGTGAAACCTTTGGCTGA